The following are from one region of the Silurus meridionalis isolate SWU-2019-XX chromosome 25, ASM1480568v1, whole genome shotgun sequence genome:
- the LOC124379380 gene encoding LOW QUALITY PROTEIN: voltage-gated potassium channel subunit beta-3 (The sequence of the model RefSeq protein was modified relative to this genomic sequence to represent the inferred CDS: inserted 2 bases in 1 codon; substituted 1 base at 1 genomic stop codon), with the protein MQVSFACTEHNLKSRSEDRLCGLRAAPPPGGSSGGXGVGRGGGGGGGGGGVERSSVQVSNGNYASHNVKIRDVTGSRVTQGHAHMKEAFGRHSNMKYRXKFGKSGLGVSCLGLGTWVTFGSQISDEMAENLMTIAFENGVNLFDTAEVYASGRAEITLGNIIKKKGWRRSSFVVTTKIYWGGQAETERGLSRKHIIEGLRGSLLRLQLDYVDIVFANRNDVNSPMEEVVRAMTFVINQGMAMYWGTSRWSAMEIMEAYSVARQFNLIPPVCEQAEYHYFQRDKVEVQLPELYHKIGVGAMTWSPLACGLITGKYSDGVPECSRAAMKGYQWLKERVHSEEGRRQLAKIKELHLLADRLSCTAAQLAIAWCLRSEGVSSVLLGVSNADQLLENLGALRVLSQMTPQMVSEIDALLGNKPHSKKESRA; encoded by the exons ATGCAGGTTTCCTTCGCGTGCACGGAGCACAACCTGAAAAGCAGGAGCGAAGACCGTCTGTGCGGACTGCGCGCGGCCCCTCCACCAGGGGGCAGTAGCGGAGG GGGGGTGGGACggggtggtggaggtggaggtggaggcgGGGGCGTGGAGCGAAGCAGCGTACAGGTCAGTAATGGAAACTACGCGTCGCACAACGTCAAAATCCGCGACGTTACGGGGTCACGGGTGACTCAAGGCCACGCCCACATGAAGGAGGCCTTTGGCCGACACAGCAATATGAAGTACAGGTGA aaATTTGGGAAATCAGGTCTTGGCGTGTCGTGCTTGGGTCTCG ggaCGTGGGTGACGTTTGGTTCTCAGATCTCTGATGAG ATGGCAGAGAACCTGATGACTATAGCATTTGAGAACGGCGTGAACCTGTTTGACACAGCTGAGGTGTACGCTTCAGGCAG AGCTGAAATCACTCTTGGTAATATTATAAAGAAGAAGGGATGGAG GAGATCCAGTTTTGTAGTAACGACCAAAATCTACTGGGGAGGACA GgcggagacagagagaggactGTCCAGGAAACACATAATTGAAG GTCTACGGGGCTCTTTATTACGGCTGCAGCTGGATTACGTGGACATCGTCTTTGCAAACCGAAACGATGTCAACAGTCCGATGGAAG AGGTGGTACGCGCGATGACATTTGTCATTAACCAGGGCATGGCCATGTACTGGGGGACGTCCCGCTGGAGTGCTATGGAGATAATG GAGGCATACTCAGTGGCTCGGCAGTTTAACCTGATCCCGCCGGTGTGCGAACAGGCCGAGTATCACTACTTCCAGAGGGATAAAGTGGAAGTGCAGCTGCCTGAACTCTATCATAAAATTG GTGTGGGGGCGATGACCTGGTCTCCGTTGGCGTGCGGTTTGATCACCGGGaaatacagtgatggagttccAGAATGTTCCAGAGCTGCAATGAAA ggctATCAGTGGCTGAAGGAGCGTGTTCACAGTGAGGAAGGCCGTCGACAACTGGCTAAGATCAAAGAGCTTCACCTGCTGGCCGACCGACTCAGCTGCACCGCCGCACAACTCGCGAtcg CGTGGTGTTTGCGCAGTGAAGGTGTTAGTTCTGTATTATTGGGTGTCTCAAATGCAGATCAACTTCTGGAGAACTTGGGAGCACTgagg GTTCTCTCTCAGATGACTCCTCAGATGGTGAGTGAGATCGACGCTCTGCTGGGTAACAAGCCTCATTCTAAGAAAGAGTCCCGTGCGTGA